From the genome of Candidatus Poribacteria bacterium, one region includes:
- a CDS encoding cytochrome b N-terminal domain-containing protein: protein MKNRVSAFLADRLPLKNVADHIKKPLPKHINWLFSLGSMAAFLLILQAVTGAFLAFYYSPSPDHAYNAVKYISGEVLFGGFVRGLHHWGASAMVIVVFLHLLRVVAYASYKPPREMTWVTGVLMFLVVLGFGFTGYLLPWDQKAYWATVVGVKIAGTAPVIGEFVGKVLRGGEEIGAVTLTRFYALHTIWLPWLAFGLVGAHLFFVRYYGSAGTPKNAPEDMRSGKPFYPDQLFEDAVAILILFVILAAMAIFIPVPLEELADPTDASYDPRPEWYFLFLFQLLKYFEGPLEVLGTFVIPTVGFIRKRSGLPC, encoded by the coding sequence ATGAAAAATCGAGTGAGCGCATTTTTGGCGGATCGACTGCCTCTCAAGAATGTGGCAGACCATATCAAAAAGCCGCTGCCGAAGCATATCAACTGGCTTTTCTCTCTGGGGAGTATGGCAGCCTTTCTGCTGATTCTTCAAGCGGTTACCGGGGCGTTTTTAGCGTTTTACTATTCGCCCTCACCTGACCACGCTTATAACGCCGTGAAGTACATCAGTGGGGAGGTGCTTTTCGGCGGCTTTGTGCGCGGCTTGCACCATTGGGGTGCTAGCGCGATGGTGATTGTCGTATTTTTACACCTGCTGCGCGTGGTGGCTTATGCCTCCTATAAACCGCCGAGGGAGATGACGTGGGTCACCGGGGTCTTGATGTTCTTGGTTGTGCTGGGGTTTGGCTTCACTGGCTACCTGCTGCCGTGGGATCAGAAGGCATATTGGGCGACGGTGGTCGGTGTTAAAATTGCTGGCACCGCCCCTGTCATCGGGGAGTTTGTCGGGAAGGTGCTCCGTGGTGGGGAGGAGATCGGTGCTGTTACGCTCACTCGGTTTTATGCGCTGCACACGATCTGGCTGCCGTGGCTCGCTTTTGGCTTGGTCGGCGCACATCTGTTTTTCGTGCGCTATTACGGTTCGGCGGGGACACCTAAAAATGCCCCCGAAGATATGCGGTCTGGCAAACCGTTTTATCCGGATCAGCTTTTTGAGGATGCGGTCGCGATCCTGATCTTATTCGTCATTCTCGCTGCGATGGCGATCTTTATTCCTGTGCCGCTCGAAGAACTTGCCGATCCGACCGATGCTAGTTATGATCCGCGCCCGGAGTGGTATTTCCTGTTTTTGTTTCAGTTGCTCAAGTATTTTGAGGGACCCCTTGAGGTGCTTGGCACTTTTGTCATTCCCACTGTTGGGTTTATAAGAAAGAGGAGCGGACTTCCCTGCTGA
- a CDS encoding mandelate racemase/muconate lactonizing enzyme family protein translates to MKITEIETIALTDPGKADETLVRVHTDEGITGIGQAESPSLVIDAIIRTDGGLQGLLRDEDPLQVERLWQKMYSATGLFGRRGVTIAAIGAVETALWDIAGKALGKPVCELIWHACCTVREAGEIKKKVMPYATVYPPGEDVEEIVERFTLAKDRNFHAMKLEEWPGGFGHVSVQRDAEIVGAVRETIGEDRDILIDVQNCWYEVGQAIASIRAIEEYRPFFIEAPLPADNLAGYARLADAVDTRIAVGDWGFTTRFEFEDIMEKGRVDVVQPSSVRSGGIREIARIAEAAYRRGLICVPHAWCHVVGVAAEIHLAAVLPNMPYFETPIAFPDSPIISELLTPTMEVDADGFIEVPDRPGLGFELNEDVLKHFRVDPH, encoded by the coding sequence ATGAAAATTACAGAAATAGAAACCATTGCGTTGACAGATCCGGGCAAAGCGGACGAGACCCTAGTGCGCGTGCATACCGACGAGGGTATCACCGGGATTGGACAGGCGGAATCTCCGTCACTGGTAATTGATGCCATCATCCGCACCGATGGCGGTTTACAGGGGCTTCTGCGCGACGAAGACCCGCTGCAAGTTGAACGGCTCTGGCAGAAGATGTACTCCGCCACAGGTTTATTCGGGAGGCGCGGCGTCACCATCGCAGCTATCGGAGCAGTAGAGACAGCACTCTGGGATATTGCGGGCAAAGCGCTCGGTAAGCCGGTCTGCGAACTGATCTGGCACGCCTGCTGCACTGTGCGGGAAGCCGGCGAAATTAAAAAGAAGGTGATGCCCTATGCGACCGTCTACCCACCGGGCGAGGATGTAGAAGAGATTGTCGAGCGTTTTACGCTAGCAAAGGATCGGAACTTCCACGCAATGAAACTAGAGGAGTGGCCCGGCGGGTTCGGACATGTGAGTGTGCAGCGCGACGCTGAAATTGTGGGTGCCGTCCGTGAAACCATCGGTGAGGACAGGGACATCCTTATCGATGTACAGAACTGCTGGTACGAGGTTGGGCAAGCCATCGCCTCGATCCGTGCGATTGAGGAATATCGCCCATTTTTTATCGAGGCACCCCTCCCGGCGGACAATCTCGCCGGTTATGCGCGGTTGGCGGATGCCGTAGATACCCGCATTGCGGTAGGTGACTGGGGCTTCACCACACGGTTTGAATTTGAAGATATTATGGAGAAGGGACGGGTGGATGTCGTCCAGCCTAGCTCAGTCCGTTCAGGCGGTATTCGAGAAATCGCGCGGATTGCGGAGGCAGCCTATCGTAGGGGGTTGATTTGTGTGCCCCACGCGTGGTGCCACGTCGTCGGAGTAGCGGCAGAAATTCATCTCGCTGCAGTGCTACCGAACATGCCGTATTTCGAGACCCCCATCGCATTTCCAGATTCACCAATCATCTCCGAATTGCTGACACCGACGATGGAGGTTGATGCAGATGGATTTATCGAAGTACCTGACCGTCCGGGACTGGGATTTGAGTTGAATGAAGATGTGTTAAAACACTTCAGGGTTGATCCTCATTAG
- a CDS encoding aminotransferase class I/II-fold pyridoxal phosphate-dependent enzyme, which yields MPERTVDLRSDTVTLPTQEMKEAMMEAALGDDGYGEDATVNRLQELAAEKLGMEAGIYVPSGTMGNACALFAHTDSGNDVFFEERAHLFAGARGEFAVLHGVKPHPMQAEFGVIQPEQLEEAINSEDVSQPSLLCIENTHNGSGGSAWTPAEVEAVSKAARAHGLKIHMDGARIFNAVVAHGVDMKDYTRHIDSVMFCVSKGLSAPVGSLLCGSRSFIDEADTVRKRMGGGMRQAGIIAAAGIVALEKMVDRLAEDHEAARLLCIGLEAIEGIKVQRPPTPTNFAMVNVEELGWRSESLIEKWQACGILANPRPPAGARLVAHRHITHDDVTYVVDATRRLVEKG from the coding sequence ATGCCAGAAAGAACAGTAGATCTGAGAAGCGATACCGTCACCTTACCCACGCAAGAGATGAAGGAAGCCATGATGGAGGCAGCCCTCGGAGATGACGGTTACGGAGAGGATGCCACCGTCAATAGACTCCAAGAACTGGCTGCAGAAAAACTCGGAATGGAAGCGGGGATTTATGTTCCCAGCGGCACCATGGGCAACGCCTGTGCATTATTCGCTCATACCGATTCAGGGAACGATGTTTTTTTCGAGGAACGTGCCCATCTGTTCGCCGGAGCACGAGGTGAATTTGCCGTCCTCCATGGAGTGAAACCACACCCGATGCAGGCGGAGTTCGGAGTGATTCAACCCGAACAGTTGGAGGAGGCAATCAATTCGGAGGATGTTTCCCAACCGAGCCTACTGTGCATTGAGAACACCCACAACGGAAGCGGTGGATCGGCGTGGACACCCGCAGAGGTAGAAGCGGTTTCTAAAGCAGCAAGGGCACACGGATTGAAAATCCACATGGATGGCGCTCGGATTTTTAACGCGGTTGTGGCACATGGAGTAGATATGAAGGATTATACCCGGCACATTGACTCGGTGATGTTCTGCGTATCAAAAGGGTTGAGTGCGCCAGTGGGATCGCTACTGTGTGGCAGCCGTTCATTTATCGACGAAGCCGACACTGTACGTAAACGCATGGGCGGTGGTATGCGTCAAGCTGGTATTATCGCAGCAGCAGGTATTGTCGCGCTAGAGAAGATGGTAGATCGACTCGCGGAAGACCATGAAGCTGCCCGCCTGCTCTGTATAGGACTGGAAGCAATTGAAGGAATAAAAGTCCAACGACCTCCCACGCCTACCAACTTCGCCATGGTAAACGTTGAGGAATTGGGATGGCGTTCTGAATCGCTCATTGAGAAGTGGCAGGCTTGTGGTATTCTCGCGAACCCTCGCCCCCCTGCCGGTGCGCGTCTGGTTGCCCATCGTCACATCACACATGACGATGTAACCTATGTGGTGGATGCTACACGCCGGTTGGTCGAGAAGGGATAG
- a CDS encoding MFS transporter: MNRATPTYLHVLRDFNRDLRLYLITTMLIGLTVDGGVYTVLFNLYLLRLGYGPEFIGLVNGSGMLVFALFCLPAGTISERLGNRRMMIAGLSLLLIGCGLLPFAEIHTENWRAGWLFITWCFAFIGFAIYFVNTAPFAMKVAHQSERNHVFSVQAALWSLAGFAGSLIGGFLPGIFAVYLGVSLDQAAPYRYSLLAASLLLIPSVLAIAATREGPTQPIKEQPAKGQASPLRLIALLTLIRLLVVTGVGTLFTFFNVYMDAGLHISTVHIGVLSAIGRLLSIPTALIVPLLTKRWGNGHTAAWASLGTAISMLPLILVSHWSAAGLGFIGVLALTSIRYPTFLVYTMEVVSPARRGTMSGAGEMASGLSFSAMALGGGYIIGSLGYRSFFLTGASLTVVGTLSFLIHLRLQHRQSVG; encoded by the coding sequence ATGAACAGAGCGACCCCCACCTATCTCCATGTCCTGCGCGATTTCAACCGCGATTTGCGCCTTTACCTCATCACCACAATGTTAATCGGGCTTACTGTCGATGGTGGGGTCTATACCGTTTTATTCAATCTGTACCTGCTACGCTTGGGATATGGGCCCGAATTCATTGGCTTGGTCAACGGGAGTGGGATGCTGGTCTTCGCCCTCTTCTGTCTGCCTGCCGGAACGATCAGCGAGCGCTTGGGCAATCGTCGCATGATGATCGCTGGGTTGAGCCTACTACTGATAGGATGTGGGTTGCTACCCTTCGCTGAAATACACACAGAGAACTGGCGGGCGGGCTGGTTGTTTATCACTTGGTGCTTCGCTTTCATCGGTTTCGCCATCTACTTTGTCAACACCGCCCCGTTTGCGATGAAGGTCGCCCATCAGAGTGAACGCAACCATGTTTTTTCCGTGCAAGCAGCACTCTGGTCGTTAGCTGGCTTTGCTGGAAGTTTGATCGGTGGGTTCCTGCCGGGTATCTTTGCCGTATATCTTGGTGTTTCGCTCGACCAAGCCGCGCCCTATCGATACTCGCTGTTGGCTGCTAGTCTGTTATTGATTCCCTCGGTTCTGGCAATCGCAGCGACCCGCGAGGGCCCCACCCAACCCATAAAAGAACAACCAGCTAAAGGGCAGGCATCGCCCCTCCGGTTAATCGCACTCTTGACGTTGATTCGGCTCCTTGTGGTGACAGGTGTGGGCACGCTCTTCACCTTCTTTAACGTCTACATGGATGCCGGTTTGCACATCTCTACGGTTCACATCGGCGTGCTATCCGCTATCGGTAGGCTGCTCTCCATACCGACAGCGTTGATCGTACCCTTGCTGACGAAGCGATGGGGTAACGGTCATACCGCTGCGTGGGCATCGTTGGGAACAGCCATCAGCATGTTACCACTGATCCTTGTTTCTCACTGGAGTGCCGCCGGACTCGGTTTTATCGGAGTGCTTGCCCTGACCTCGATCCGATATCCGACCTTCCTCGTCTACACAATGGAGGTGGTGTCCCCAGCCCGGCGGGGGACGATGTCAGGTGCTGGCGAGATGGCATCAGGCTTGAGTTTCTCAGCCATGGCGTTGGGAGGCGGTTACATCATCGGGTCGCTCGGCTACCGCAGCTTTTTCCTGACAGGCGCAAGTCTGACTGTCGTCGGTACACTCAGTTTCTTGATACATCTCCGTCTACAACATCGACAATCTGTCGGATAA